Genomic DNA from Corylus avellana chromosome ca4, CavTom2PMs-1.0:
TGTATTTAGGAATTAATTACCTTGTTATTGCATCCTATTATAATgtagctcattttttttttctttctataaaaTGTAATTCCATATGCTTTATGTGGTATTCTTTTAGCAATCTTTATGGTGTTAATTGTAGACTTTGAGATATTTTCACAATTAGAAGAGAATATTGCTACCTATATATTTGTTCATAGCCCTTCTATTTtattccctctctttctctcacatATCATTGCATTTCATTTACATCCAGTACAATCAGTAAACAAATATGTTTCTATGTACCCAAGGATGACTATACttcaattaataatatatatatcagctCGGAAGAAAAGAATGACACAAGAGAATAAGTAAAGGagcatgaataaaaaataaataaaagaggggGAATattatataagaaaagaaaaggtatgaagataaagaaaagaataaagaagcatgtgaaaaaagaaaagaaaataaagagagaaaaagaatgcGTAGAggcaaagaaaagaagaaaggattGATGAACTAGCTAGGTTCtttatatataatcaacaaatttgtagtttttttttttgtacagaggaattttaatttcaattaatctACAAGTGGCATAACAAGCTTGAAGGTCTAGAGAAGGTACTACatactctctccctctctcatttctttttccttggttACTTACACCCCATATCTCTATCTATTgctattatttttgttgtgatatctagcatgcatgcatatatgtattTCGAAGATAACTTGTTAAAGCTCAAAAGTTGATAATATGTTTATTGCCAGGGGCGGAACTGTGTATTAGTTTGGGAGGCTAATGTCCTCTCggccaaaattttaaaatttctcctaaaatttatgattttttatgaaatgttcctccaaaattaaatttttactctcaaacttttatttttttttaaattttgtcccTCGCCCTTAAATGTCTGGTTCTGCCTCTGTTTATAGTAGTTGTTATTGCTCAATTTGATTGCAATCCacttgtctctctctcttttttttttttctttttttttttgtattaattaattttactaataatttttattagctAATTTGACTTGCctcattaataatttaaaaccgAACAACTTGCagaatatttgaaatattttgtctTCTTCCCAGTTTTTAATCATATCATACACTTGACagtcttaattaattatgagcCATCTCAAGAATTCAACATATAAGCACAAAATATGAGCCATCTCATTTGACTTTCCTCTTAAAGACCAAATAAGTGGCGGGCACCAGATCTTATTTAATAATGTTTACAAaccatgctatatatatataatatatagtctTTGTTCTCAAATCTGAATACTAACTAGCTATAGCTTCGTCCCTGTGTGTttaagagagtgagagagatggATGTCGGAGATTGCAGTTTATGGCATCACTTGATCTTCTGTGAGGGGCTGGAAAGTGATCGCAACAACCAAGTTGTTTGCTGGCTGTGCAAGATAGAAATATTGGGACGTCCCGCCTACAAGTGCTTGGAATGCAACTTCTTTCTACATAAATCATGTACCAAGCCAACATATGCAACAGAGATGAAGGTCGAACATCATTATTTGAGGGAAAGACATCATTTGATCTTCGTAGAAGAGCCAAACAATGGTGACAAGCAGAAAGTTGTTTGCATGGGATGCAAAGAACCAGCATTTGGTCCGACCTATAAATGCTCCATTCCCAGATGCACTTTCTATCTTCATAAATCGTGCTCAGAGCTATCTCACGTGATACAAAACCCCATGCACCCAAAACACACCCTTTTTCTTAGAGTGTCACGCAAGAACGTTTTCTTTACATTTATTCGTGAACGTTGTTATGTTTGCCACAAACCTTTCAAGGAATATTGCTTTGTTTACAATTGTTCCCTCTGTCATTTTGTCCTCGAAGTCAAATGTGCTTCCCGCTGGCGACTTAGTGATGAGGAGTGCAACCAACACGCACTCTTTCCCATGCGGAAGCAAATGCAGTTCACTTGCGAAGCTTGTGGTGAGGAATCAAGGGTATTGCCTACCTATGTAGCATCTGCCGAGTCTTGATTCATGGTAAGTGTGATCAATTTCCACACACCATCAAAATTACTATACACGATCACTCCCTCATTCGCACCTATTTTCTTGGTCAAGTCAAGAAGCAAGGCAACGTATTTTGCAAACTGTGTTATAGAAAGGTGAATACAGAGTATGGGGCTTACTATTGTAAAAGATGTGATTACATTGCCCACTTGAGTTGTGGATTAGATCAACACACAGAGTCGTTCGTCGGTAATTCTGTTGGCTATGAATCTCATTTGGTTCATTTGGTGGAAGGAATCAGTCGTGTAGAGGACCAAATAGCTGGCCCTAAGGAGATCAAGCATTTCAGTCATCCACAACATAACTTAATCCAGAGCAATGAAGAGTTTATAGATGACAAGCGTTGCGAAGCGTGTATGCAATTTATAATCCCTGGTGCTCCGTTCTATGGCTGTACACAATGCAAATTCTTCATCCATAACAGATGTACTAAAGTACCCACAACCATTAAGCGAGGGCTATTACACCAGCATCCTCTCACCCTCTTCTCACAAGCCCCATCCATGGGTGGACTCTTCTGGTGTGGCGCTTGTAGACGTTACCGCAATGGCTTTACCTATATATGTGACAAATGTGGATTTTTCAACTTTGATGTTCAATGTTGTTTAATTCCGGATACCCTTAAACATGAAGGCCACCAACACTCTCTCTTCCTTGTTAAGGGATCTTTAGCAAGAACTTGCAATGCTTGTGGTACTAAAGAAGGTGTGAATAGCTTTGCCTGCACTGATTGTGACGAGTTCACCTTATGTATTAGATGTGCAACTCTTCCACTCGTAACCAGATACGCATATGATATACATCTCCTAAAACTCTCATATACACGTGAAGATAATTTCGGAGATTATTATTGTCtaatttgtgaagaaaaaagagagcatCCAGATTATTGGTTCTATTACTGTGTAAAATGCGACTTTTCTTCTCATGTCCAATGCGTTCTTGGAGAGAATCCATGCATTAACTACGGAAGAACTTTCACGAATGAAGATCACAAGCATCCTCTCACTGTTGTCCAAAAGAGTGAGCATTCTCCTCCATGTGATGTATGTGGTAAGCATTTTTTTGATGGCATAGCCTTAGAATGTACTCAATGCAAATGTAACATCCATATTTGGCATGATTTGAGTCTTATAAGTAAAAGAgagtaaagtaaatttttttcaactattgTTTGCTTAATTAGTTGGCATATGTACGTGTGTGAAAGAGAGCAAGAAGCTTATTGACAGTtattgtatataatttattttgacatATATTGCTTACGACTGAAACTCTTTgcttatatattaatattattggattttgtttcGATGTCTACTGTAAGTGTTTTAGAGAAATCTTAATTACTTTACCTCTCTCCAACATATTCTTTTTGCCGCAAGTTGTTTTAGGTTGCTGAACCGGTTAATACTATATATACAAATTTGTGAAAAATGTATGAGCAAAATTGCTGAACCGGTCATGTGGACTCTGTAGCTAAAAATCTTTGAAACTATTTTTCTCATACAAAGTAATTAAACATATTCTCCAGTTATCAACCTTTTTAGGTTCATAGATAATTATAAAGATCATGAGATGATTAATTTCTCgaataaactaaaatttatataatGGTAATGGTAGTTGAAAGATAagaaattttgttagtttttatatctttcaataatattttctttttctttttctttcttgatattatgAACCTCTGTGAttgcttttaattaaaaataatttatagccttagctattaatctttttttttttttttttttgaaaagttcaCTCAACTCTCTTGAAATTCCATcactcaatttagtgtatcaaacttatgaagtttcaattttttgcaaagtCATTCATCCGTTAATTTTTTCGGTTAAATCATAAGGGAGGAGTgtcaaaatgaccaaaatacctcaatttattattattatttttttttttaaaaaaaagaaataattccAAACATTCAAATTTGCACCCTTAGGAAGGACCTAATTTAGTATTGGCCTTTACCTGTACTTATCCTAATTAAGACAATATACCATACGAGGGAAGGGTTTCTTCAAGTGAACTTCTCATAACTTCATGATTTTGGTCCAAATGCACcttcaaaaatattttgccATTAAAAAGAATCCCAAAGTCTTAATAATTAAACACCAAACAGATTAAACTGATCATAGAAATTGTCTAACCAAAAAGCATTGTCCAAACTATGAATAACAACACCTTTGGGTCATCTTAACTTAGGAGGACCTTCAATAGGATTTGAATACTCCTTAAATTTCCTTGCAATAGAGTGAACTCAACAAATTCATATTACCCCATGTCAAGAGGGGGTAAAGCTAGGGCTCATATATATTAACACAAAGAAGCATCACGTTTTCTTTGTCATAACAAGTTACATTGCCAAGAATCTAgaaatgaaaattaacaataatacaaaaaatcaatcaaaatcacaaaatacTTGACTAGAGTAGATTTCTTGCTCTTCTACTTGTGAGGGTGAAAGTGTGGGTACAGTCCCAATATATGCTCTGGCATGAAATCATGTCGTGTCAGGATTCCAACAATTGGAGGCCTCTGCAATCAAAGTGTAAAAACGTCAACACTAGTTATACATTTATTCGTATTAATTAGtgaatttcaaatatatattatagcagagacagagagagatgtTTACCCCTGGCGTCTTTGGCACAACCAACAAGTGCCTAAGGCCAACCTCTCGAAAGAGAAGTGCAGCTTTAGCCAGAGACATTGTCTCCACTACTGTGTATGGGGAGGAATTAGTTATGGGATGGAGATCAACATACATCTCCATCTCCTCTTCCTTCATGTCTAAATCCTCCAGCTTGATCCCTTTGCCTGATCCTGCCTTGGCAAAATCATGGGCATTGAACCTCTTCATCATCTCAGATCCAGTCATCACCCTCTGCCTTGTGAACTTCTTTCCTTTAAGTAATACCAGTAGATGAGACCTCAAAACAAGCCCACACAACTCCGGAGCATCGGAGAAAGGTGGCTCATCAATCACAGGAAACCCGTTATGCCTCGTTATTTTTAGAGCATGTAATATAGTCCCCACTTTTTCAACACCAGAAAATGTAACTAATGGACCAGAAACAACATCACTGGCAACTAAGTGCCTCATGTATGGTTCTGCATGGGCTTCCATGAATGGTAACCCCTTCATTTTCACAATTTGGTCATACACACCCTTGTTGAAACAATCAGCCACAGTTTTAGAAATAAGAAGAACTAGCATCACCAATGGGAGCATTAATAGATCATTAGTAAGTTCAAGAAGTATCACACACAGAGAAACAGTCATTCTCATGGTGCCCCCCAGAAAGGAGGCAGCTCCAAGTAGGGCAAAGAGGCCCGCATCTAGATCAGAGAGAGAACCAAGGAGAATCCCAAGAAGGCGTCCATAAGAGGCCCCAGCAAGTATGACCGGAATGAAGAGCCCAGAGGGAACAGCAATTCCGTAAGTGATGATGCCTAGGAAGTATATGGCGGCAAAGAAAACTATAAGAGTAGAGAGGTGAAATTCCTTGTCAGAAGCAGAGCTAAATAAGTTGCGGATAGCATCATCATTGGTAGTCATAAAGAGGGAGGCAAGGTCATTGTAATGGTTAGGTGGACATTGGAAATTCTTGTAGTTTCCAGAGCGACCTACGGTGGGGCATTGATCCCCCAAGTTTGTAGGACAAGGAATGCATTGTGATAACCATGGTAGGCCATAAGAACAACAAGAGGTCAAAAAGGAGATGGTCATGGCAAGAATGACTTTAAGTGAAGGATCCCTCCTGCAATTCATTCCCAAAAATTAGCAACAGGACAATTCTGCATACCCACAGTTTATTTTAGTGGTTAAAAAGAGCTTTGAGAGCTGTTAATGCAGTGTCTGTATACATATCTTAAATATAGATATAAATGTGTTGTATGTGGTTGTGTTGTCTGTGATATGAAAGATAGTAGAGAGACAAATATAACCCATTGGTATACTTATAAACATAAAGGGAATTCCACGGGCATACTTGTTGATAATGCCATAAGTGCGAAGGACCTTGTCAACAAGATAATTGTAAAGGCTCCCGAAAATGCCTCCAATAACACCAAGGAATATCACTGCCAATAGATCTGGGATGCTGTACGTGGGCTTTGCTGAATTGACATCAAACATGATCAGGCCTCCTTCCCCAAATAATCCACATTTTCCACTCCGG
This window encodes:
- the LOC132178584 gene encoding chloride channel protein CLC-c-like, yielding MGGEENDMEIEGGMGMGMGRGRSGASSSSSSSSLREPLLLSKRINNTSQLAIVGANVCPIESLDYEIIENDLFKQDWRSRTKTEIFQYIFLKWTLALLIGLSTGLVALFNNIAVENIAGFKLLLTNNLMLKDKYYQAFGAYAGCNMVLAIAASVLCAYIAPAAAGSGIPEVKAYLNGIDAHSILAPSTLFVKIFGSIFGVAAGFVVGKEGPMVHTGACVASLLGQGGSRKYRLTWKWLRYFKNDRDRRDLITCGAAAGVAAAFRAPVGGVLFALEEAASWWRSALLWRTFFTTAVVAVVLRVSMVFCRSGKCGLFGEGGLIMFDVNSAKPTYSIPDLLAVIFLGVIGGIFGSLYNYLVDKVLRTYGIINKRDPSLKVILAMTISFLTSCCSYGLPWLSQCIPCPTNLGDQCPTVGRSGNYKNFQCPPNHYNDLASLFMTTNDDAIRNLFSSASDKEFHLSTLIVFFAAIYFLGIITYGIAVPSGLFIPVILAGASYGRLLGILLGSLSDLDAGLFALLGAASFLGGTMRMTVSLCVILLELTNDLLMLPLVMLVLLISKTVADCFNKGVYDQIVKMKGLPFMEAHAEPYMRHLVASDVVSGPLVTFSGVEKVGTILHALKITRHNGFPVIDEPPFSDAPELCGLVLRSHLLVLLKGKKFTRQRVMTGSEMMKRFNAHDFAKAGSGKGIKLEDLDMKEEEMEMYVDLHPITNSSPYTVVETMSLAKAALLFREVGLRHLLVVPKTPGRPPIVGILTRHDFMPEHILGLYPHFHPHK